A single Agromyces sp. CF514 DNA region contains:
- a CDS encoding pyridoxamine 5'-phosphate oxidase family protein yields MDHSEMIAYVRANGDAVVSTIGPDGAPQSAYLSITATDRGDLVFNARGGSRKIANLGRDGRVAIVVGGAEKTTLQAQGVAEVLVPGSDEAARAAEAYGAAFPWFGSSLTKSEFELVLVRLEWARYGDYRGGPPVSIEVDLADRT; encoded by the coding sequence ATGGATCACTCGGAGATGATCGCCTACGTCCGCGCCAACGGCGATGCCGTCGTCAGCACGATCGGCCCTGACGGCGCGCCGCAGTCCGCGTACCTCAGCATCACCGCCACCGACCGGGGCGACCTCGTCTTCAATGCGCGCGGCGGCTCGCGCAAGATCGCGAACCTCGGGCGCGACGGTCGCGTCGCGATCGTGGTCGGCGGTGCCGAGAAGACGACGCTGCAGGCGCAGGGCGTCGCCGAGGTGCTCGTGCCCGGCAGCGACGAGGCCGCTCGCGCAGCCGAGGCGTACGGCGCGGCCTTCCCGTGGTTCGGCTCCTCCCTCACGAAGAGCGAGTTCGAACTCGTGCTCGTCCGGCTCGAGTGGGCCCGATACGGCGACTACCGCGGGGGTCCGCCCGTCTCGATCGAGGTCGACCTGGCCGACCGCACCTGA
- a CDS encoding MFS transporter, whose translation MTESSLITPGAPGPELPGAADSTGAAGQTGKTPRGYIPTLALSNFGLYMALLTPVLVSLAFKVQHITDSPEAATNALGLIMGVGALFALVCNPLVGRLSDRTVSRFGMRRPWMLGGVLVGLAAFALIGVATDVWIVLLAWCIVQASLNGVMAASTATVPDQVPVNSRGKVSGIIGLTTPLGILGGSFLVNFLADDLTRFVVPGLIAAVFVTIFVFVLKDRVLAEKPAERYGVKEFFGSFVFNPRKHPDFGWTWLTKFLIMFGYAGIATFLPFYLTEQFGLSEQDAIGTILMANLASMAAMALSGPIGGILSDKIGKRRPFVAVAGGVMVLGLVVLAFAPSIPVVLVAQAIIGFGAGSFMSVDTALATQVLPNQKDTAKDLGVLNMANALPQSIAPVVAPAIIAFGATTSLGGYSTFYLFGALVALAGAVLVYRIKGVK comes from the coding sequence ATGACAGAGTCGTCGCTCATCACCCCGGGCGCACCCGGCCCCGAACTGCCCGGAGCCGCCGACAGCACCGGCGCGGCCGGCCAGACGGGCAAGACCCCTCGGGGCTACATCCCCACGCTCGCGCTCTCGAACTTCGGCCTCTACATGGCCCTGCTCACGCCCGTGCTGGTCTCGCTCGCCTTCAAGGTGCAGCACATCACCGACTCGCCCGAGGCGGCGACCAACGCGCTCGGCCTCATCATGGGCGTCGGCGCGCTCTTCGCCCTCGTCTGCAACCCGCTCGTCGGCCGCCTCTCCGACCGCACCGTCTCGCGCTTCGGCATGCGTCGCCCGTGGATGCTCGGCGGCGTGCTCGTCGGCCTCGCCGCCTTCGCCCTCATCGGCGTCGCGACCGACGTCTGGATCGTGCTGCTCGCCTGGTGCATCGTGCAGGCGTCGCTGAACGGCGTCATGGCGGCCTCGACCGCGACCGTGCCCGACCAGGTGCCCGTCAACTCGCGCGGCAAGGTCTCGGGCATCATCGGGCTGACGACCCCGCTCGGCATCCTCGGCGGCAGCTTCCTCGTGAACTTCCTCGCCGACGACCTCACCCGGTTCGTGGTGCCCGGCCTCATCGCCGCCGTCTTCGTGACGATCTTCGTCTTCGTGCTGAAGGACCGCGTGCTCGCCGAGAAGCCCGCCGAGCGCTACGGCGTCAAGGAGTTCTTCGGCTCGTTCGTCTTCAACCCGCGCAAGCACCCCGACTTCGGCTGGACCTGGCTCACCAAGTTCCTCATCATGTTCGGCTACGCCGGCATCGCCACGTTCCTGCCCTTCTACCTGACCGAGCAGTTCGGCCTCAGCGAGCAGGACGCGATCGGCACGATCCTCATGGCGAACCTCGCGTCGATGGCGGCCATGGCGCTCTCGGGCCCCATCGGCGGCATCCTCTCCGACAAGATCGGCAAGCGCCGTCCGTTCGTCGCCGTCGCCGGCGGCGTCATGGTGCTCGGCCTCGTCGTGCTCGCGTTCGCCCCCAGCATCCCCGTGGTGCTCGTGGCGCAGGCGATCATCGGGTTCGGCGCCGGCTCGTTCATGTCGGTCGACACCGCCCTCGCCACCCAGGTGCTGCCGAACCAGAAGGACACCGCGAAGGACCTCGGCGTGCTGAACATGGCCAACGCGCTGCCGCAGTCGATCGCCCCCGTCGTCGCCCCGGCCATCATCGCCTTCGGTGCCACCACGTCGCTCGGCGGCTACAGCACCTTCTACCTCTTCGGCGCACTCGTGGCCCTCGCGGGCGCCGTCCTCGTCTACCGAATCAAGGGAGTGAAGTAA
- a CDS encoding glycoside hydrolase family 3 protein, protein MTDTIETTDAAASADRPVDPTYRDASLSVDERVENLLGQMTLEEKAGLFFQTMIAMSQDGELAEANPMFGLPSNEDQVIGKGMTHFNVLGSAPSAELMAKWHNTLQELAASTRLGIPVTISTDPRHSFSDNPLAGMLSGPFSSWPETIGLAAIRDEALVERFGDIARQEYTAVGIRVALHPQIDLATEPRWGRQVATFGEDAELTGKLGAAYIRGFQGASFGPGSVSTMTKHFPGGGPQMDGEDAHFEHGREQVYPGGEFELHLKPFEDAFAAGTRQIMPYYGMPVGTEYEEVGFGFNKSVVTGLLRERYGFEGIVCTDWGLISDAEIFGEPFPARAWGVEHLTPRERVIKVLEAGVDQFGGEAIPELLVELVEAGDISEERLDVSARRLLREKFVLGLFDQPYVDVEHAGRVVGSEEFVAAGEAAQRASITVLTNTATDAGAPTLPLARGLRLYVEGIDEEVAAEYGTVVETPVEADVAVIRTHAPFEVRSSTFENFFHQGSLAFTDEAVAHLREVAAAVPTVIDVHLDRPAILTPFVDDAAAIVGNYGASARAVLDVLTGAAEAKGKLPFDLPSSMAAVEASREDVPFDTKDPLFRFGHGISL, encoded by the coding sequence ATGACCGACACCATCGAGACCACGGATGCCGCGGCATCCGCAGATCGCCCCGTCGACCCGACCTACCGCGACGCGTCGCTGTCCGTCGACGAGCGCGTCGAGAACCTGCTCGGCCAGATGACGCTCGAGGAGAAGGCCGGGCTCTTCTTCCAGACCATGATCGCGATGAGCCAGGACGGCGAGCTCGCCGAGGCGAACCCGATGTTCGGGCTGCCGTCGAACGAGGACCAGGTCATCGGCAAGGGCATGACGCACTTCAACGTGCTCGGCTCAGCGCCGTCGGCCGAGCTCATGGCGAAGTGGCACAACACGCTCCAGGAACTCGCCGCGTCGACCCGCCTCGGCATCCCCGTGACGATCTCGACCGACCCGCGCCACTCGTTCAGCGACAACCCGCTCGCGGGCATGCTCTCCGGCCCGTTCTCGAGCTGGCCCGAGACCATCGGCCTCGCGGCGATCCGCGACGAGGCGCTCGTCGAGCGCTTCGGCGACATCGCTCGCCAGGAGTACACCGCCGTCGGCATCCGCGTCGCGCTGCACCCGCAGATCGACCTCGCCACCGAGCCGCGCTGGGGCCGTCAGGTCGCGACGTTCGGCGAGGACGCCGAGCTCACGGGCAAGCTGGGCGCCGCCTACATCCGCGGATTCCAGGGCGCGTCGTTCGGCCCGGGCTCCGTCTCGACCATGACGAAGCACTTCCCGGGCGGCGGCCCCCAGATGGACGGCGAAGACGCGCACTTCGAGCACGGCCGCGAACAGGTCTACCCCGGCGGCGAGTTCGAGCTGCACCTGAAGCCGTTCGAAGACGCCTTCGCGGCCGGCACCCGCCAGATCATGCCTTACTACGGCATGCCCGTCGGCACCGAGTACGAGGAGGTCGGATTCGGCTTCAACAAGTCGGTCGTCACGGGCCTGCTGCGCGAGCGCTACGGCTTCGAGGGCATCGTGTGCACCGACTGGGGTCTCATCAGCGATGCCGAGATCTTCGGCGAGCCGTTCCCGGCACGCGCCTGGGGCGTCGAGCACCTCACGCCGCGCGAGCGCGTGATCAAGGTGCTCGAGGCGGGCGTCGACCAGTTCGGCGGCGAGGCGATCCCCGAGCTGCTCGTCGAGCTCGTCGAGGCCGGCGACATCAGCGAGGAGCGCCTGGATGTCTCGGCCCGCCGCCTGCTGCGCGAGAAGTTCGTGCTCGGCCTCTTCGACCAGCCCTACGTCGACGTCGAGCACGCCGGTCGCGTCGTCGGCTCCGAGGAGTTCGTCGCCGCCGGTGAGGCCGCGCAGCGCGCCTCGATCACGGTGCTGACGAACACGGCGACGGATGCCGGTGCGCCGACGCTGCCCCTGGCGCGCGGACTTCGCCTGTACGTCGAGGGCATCGACGAGGAGGTGGCCGCCGAGTACGGCACCGTCGTCGAGACCCCGGTCGAAGCGGATGTCGCGGTGATCCGCACGCACGCCCCGTTCGAGGTGCGCTCGTCGACGTTCGAGAACTTCTTCCACCAGGGCTCGCTCGCCTTCACCGACGAGGCCGTCGCGCACCTGCGCGAGGTCGCGGCGGCCGTGCCGACCGTGATCGACGTGCACCTCGACCGCCCGGCGATCCTCACGCCGTTCGTCGACGACGCCGCGGCGATCGTCGGCAACTACGGCGCCAGCGCTCGCGCGGTGCTCGACGTGCTCACCGGCGCGGCCGAGGCGAAGGGCAAGCTGCCGTTCGACCTGCCGTCGAGCATGGCCGCCGTCGAGGCGAGTCGCGAAGACGTGCCGTTCGACACGAAGGACCCGCTGTTCCGCTTCGGCCACGGGATCAGCCTGTAG
- a CDS encoding ion channel protein — MSDTGASEPSEARGATQDAAPTAGPSVRQLLVMSVPAIAIGVGSAVTLWVLNSVAGLLETYLWQTLPAVFGADESTPWWIFTMLTLIGAAVGLVVWLVPGHGGPDSATTELSGPFPGLKALPSIALVVVLGLAGGVSLGPENPIIAINAALSMALLAKAAKVPQQLIAALAIAGTIGALFGTPVAAALVFTGMVGAMKSGGSLWDRLFLPLAAAGAGAATMDLLGGEAIAFHLEPMGALQPIYLLTGLVIAAAAALLGIVGAWVFPYVHRAFHALRNPLIITTLGGAVLGLLGVLGGPITLFKGLEQTGELLKNPDDYTPGQLAAFAGIKMVAMLIAASAGFRGGRIFPVVFVGAALGLFGSAVIPDLPISLGVACAIMGVTLAATRDGWISIFIGVALVGDVAVIAPLCLIVLPVWLMVTKAPELLIKPRPAGVSVRNPDRPHA, encoded by the coding sequence GTGAGCGACACCGGAGCATCAGAGCCGAGCGAGGCGCGGGGAGCGACGCAGGACGCGGCGCCGACCGCCGGGCCGAGCGTTCGGCAGCTGCTCGTCATGTCCGTGCCCGCGATCGCCATCGGCGTCGGGTCGGCCGTGACGCTCTGGGTGCTGAACAGCGTCGCGGGGCTGCTCGAGACGTACCTCTGGCAGACCCTGCCCGCGGTGTTCGGCGCCGACGAGTCGACGCCGTGGTGGATCTTCACCATGCTCACCCTGATCGGTGCGGCGGTGGGCCTCGTGGTCTGGCTGGTGCCGGGCCACGGCGGGCCCGACTCGGCGACGACCGAGCTCAGCGGGCCCTTCCCCGGGCTCAAGGCCCTGCCGTCGATCGCCCTCGTCGTGGTGCTGGGCCTCGCGGGCGGCGTGAGCCTCGGCCCCGAGAACCCGATCATCGCGATCAACGCGGCGCTGTCGATGGCGCTGCTCGCCAAAGCTGCGAAGGTGCCGCAGCAGCTCATCGCCGCACTGGCCATCGCCGGGACGATCGGGGCGCTGTTCGGCACGCCGGTCGCAGCGGCGCTCGTGTTCACCGGCATGGTGGGCGCGATGAAGTCCGGCGGATCGCTCTGGGATCGGCTCTTCCTGCCCCTCGCAGCCGCCGGCGCGGGCGCCGCGACGATGGACCTGCTGGGCGGCGAGGCCATCGCCTTCCACCTCGAGCCCATGGGCGCACTGCAGCCGATCTACCTGCTCACCGGACTCGTGATCGCCGCGGCGGCCGCACTGCTCGGCATCGTCGGAGCATGGGTGTTCCCGTACGTGCATCGCGCGTTCCACGCCCTGCGGAACCCGTTGATCATCACGACGCTGGGCGGCGCGGTGCTCGGCCTGCTCGGCGTCCTCGGCGGTCCGATCACGCTGTTCAAGGGGCTCGAGCAGACCGGTGAGCTGCTCAAGAACCCCGACGACTACACGCCGGGCCAGCTGGCGGCCTTCGCGGGCATCAAGATGGTCGCGATGCTCATCGCGGCGAGCGCCGGGTTCCGCGGCGGCCGCATCTTCCCGGTCGTCTTCGTGGGTGCTGCGCTCGGCCTGTTCGGTTCGGCGGTGATCCCCGACCTGCCGATTTCGCTCGGCGTGGCGTGCGCCATCATGGGCGTCACGCTGGCCGCCACGCGCGACGGCTGGATCTCGATCTTCATCGGGGTCGCCCTCGTCGGCGACGTCGCGGTGATCGCCCCGCTCTGCCTGATCGTGCTGCCGGTCTGGCTCATGGTCACGAAAGCCCCCGAGCTCCTCATCAAGCCCAGGCCGGCCGGGGTCTCGGTGCGCAATCCCGACCGCCCGCACGCCTGA
- a CDS encoding TetR/AcrR family transcriptional regulator, protein MTKAISADAAAPSARAAAPERAPAPTNRAATTARTRANILAAASRLFIERGFGAVSVRDIAAEAGLSHPGVAKHFASKDDLLLAVVDELARPNEAWFADLEHGVDTFPEVARHNATIEGYLPLFSTLAGEATSDAHPAHEYFRERHSGIHVDAAAIFREAIEAGELPAATDAIDESIRLAAAWDGLQLISLYLPGRFDLPLVLQAHLDRLRGAAPPHGLVPSSPAGPPFDAEPVEGGYAPGRARRLQIVADASTLFANRGFHATSLREIAEQVGIGKSTLLHHFSSKEELLGAVIARRDATIDIRSEFAITGDPTEMLDGLVDSARLASRVEPGLIELYAVLSAEAAARSHPAHDYFERRFDWAIARFTAFFEAAAPVLRADLDPAFEALWLVALWDGLQLQWLYDPSAVDIGDQLAAHLAQLAR, encoded by the coding sequence ATGACGAAGGCGATCTCAGCGGATGCCGCGGCGCCCTCGGCGCGTGCAGCGGCACCCGAGCGCGCGCCCGCGCCGACGAACCGCGCCGCGACCACCGCCCGCACGCGCGCGAACATCCTGGCCGCTGCATCGCGCCTCTTCATCGAACGCGGATTCGGCGCCGTCTCGGTGCGCGACATCGCGGCGGAAGCCGGGCTCTCGCACCCCGGCGTGGCCAAGCACTTCGCCTCGAAGGACGACCTGCTGCTCGCCGTGGTCGACGAACTCGCCCGACCGAACGAGGCGTGGTTCGCCGACCTCGAGCACGGCGTCGACACGTTCCCCGAGGTGGCGCGGCACAACGCGACGATCGAGGGCTACCTGCCGCTCTTCAGCACGCTCGCGGGCGAGGCCACGAGCGACGCGCACCCGGCTCACGAATACTTCCGCGAACGCCACTCGGGCATCCACGTCGATGCGGCGGCGATCTTCCGAGAGGCGATCGAGGCGGGCGAGCTGCCCGCGGCCACCGACGCGATCGACGAGTCGATCCGGCTGGCGGCCGCGTGGGACGGCCTGCAGCTCATCTCGCTCTACCTGCCCGGGCGGTTCGACCTGCCCCTCGTGCTGCAGGCGCACCTCGACCGGCTGCGTGGCGCGGCTCCCCCGCACGGGCTCGTGCCGTCATCGCCCGCCGGGCCGCCCTTCGACGCCGAACCCGTCGAGGGCGGGTACGCGCCGGGGCGAGCACGCCGACTGCAGATCGTCGCCGACGCGTCGACGCTCTTCGCGAACCGGGGATTCCACGCGACGAGCCTGCGCGAGATCGCCGAGCAGGTCGGCATCGGCAAGTCCACCCTGCTGCACCACTTCTCGAGCAAGGAGGAGCTGCTCGGCGCCGTCATCGCCCGACGCGACGCGACCATCGACATCCGCTCGGAGTTCGCGATCACCGGCGACCCGACCGAGATGCTCGACGGCCTCGTCGACTCCGCGCGGCTCGCGAGCCGGGTCGAGCCCGGCCTCATCGAGCTGTACGCCGTGCTCTCCGCCGAGGCGGCCGCGCGGTCGCATCCGGCGCACGACTACTTCGAGCGCCGCTTCGACTGGGCCATCGCGCGATTCACCGCGTTCTTCGAGGCCGCGGCGCCGGTGCTTCGCGCCGACCTCGATCCGGCGTTCGAGGCGCTCTGGCTCGTCGCGCTCTGGGACGGCCTGCAGCTGCAGTGGCTCTACGACCCCTCGGCCGTCGACATCGGCGACCAGCTCGCGGCGCATCTCGCGCAGCTCGCCCGCTGA
- a CDS encoding alpha/beta hydrolase, with translation MPDQTAAMTIDEIDPSLHAALGKVPVLKLENPIMLAIIGRASRLQPGTHVEGVERRVVHEGSVRVRVFTPEEPNGSALLWIHGGGLVMGSAAGDDRFCGETARAVGAVVVSVDYRLAPKHPFPAANDDVRDAYLWVKTHAGELGVDPARIAVGGASAGGGLAAALVQRLHDEGEVPAAQWLFCPMLDDRTAADRSRDARNHLVWNNRSNLVGWRSYLGVEPGAADVPEYAVPARRTDLSGLPPAWLTWTDIELFADEDLAYAQALAESGVVASSDVVAAAPHGFDVWGGQTELAQHLFVGARDWLARQLAAPTGAGELDARPGASVD, from the coding sequence GTGCCCGACCAGACCGCCGCGATGACGATCGACGAGATCGATCCGAGCCTGCATGCGGCGCTCGGCAAGGTGCCGGTGCTCAAGCTCGAGAACCCGATCATGCTCGCGATCATCGGTCGCGCATCGCGGCTGCAGCCCGGCACCCACGTCGAGGGCGTCGAGCGCCGGGTCGTGCACGAGGGCAGTGTGCGGGTGCGCGTCTTCACGCCAGAAGAGCCGAACGGATCGGCGCTGCTGTGGATCCACGGCGGCGGGCTCGTCATGGGATCCGCCGCGGGCGACGACCGGTTCTGCGGCGAGACGGCCCGTGCGGTCGGCGCGGTCGTGGTGTCGGTCGACTACCGGCTCGCGCCGAAGCATCCCTTCCCTGCGGCGAACGACGACGTGCGCGATGCGTACCTCTGGGTGAAGACGCACGCCGGCGAGCTCGGCGTCGACCCCGCCCGTATCGCGGTCGGCGGGGCGAGCGCGGGAGGCGGACTGGCTGCGGCGCTCGTGCAGCGCCTGCACGACGAGGGCGAGGTGCCGGCCGCGCAGTGGCTGTTCTGTCCCATGCTCGACGACCGCACGGCCGCCGATCGGAGTCGCGACGCGCGGAACCACCTGGTCTGGAACAACCGCTCGAACCTCGTCGGGTGGCGTTCGTACCTCGGCGTCGAGCCCGGCGCGGCCGACGTGCCCGAGTACGCGGTACCCGCTCGTCGCACGGACCTGTCGGGGCTGCCGCCTGCGTGGCTCACGTGGACGGACATCGAGCTGTTCGCCGACGAGGACCTCGCGTATGCGCAGGCGCTCGCCGAGTCGGGCGTCGTCGCATCCTCCGACGTGGTCGCGGCCGCTCCGCACGGGTTCGACGTGTGGGGCGGCCAGACCGAGCTCGCCCAGCACCTGTTCGTCGGAGCGCGCGACTGGCTGGCGCGGCAGCTCGCGGCGCCGACCGGTGCCGGCGAGCTCGACGCCCGGCCCGGGGCATCCGTCGACTGA